The Balaenoptera ricei isolate mBalRic1 chromosome X, mBalRic1.hap2, whole genome shotgun sequence region ATCACACAGTAAGCAACCCAGCAGCCCTGGATCTAAATGAACCACCGTTtaataacaaagaaataaaataactgcCACTTTTGTTTTTACAAGTCAGAACACAGAAAGAAGGTCCTATGAGAACTTAGATAATTTCAATCAGATTGTACCAGAAATACGACGATATGAAAGCTATCAGGCTTCACCGTGAAGAGAACTTCGGTAACATTTTGCAGGATAAGAAGTGAACAATATTGATTGGGCTTGGGAAAAACAAtccctgctttttgttttgttttttgacacCTGGGCCCAATGGAAGATACCTCAATAGTTGTGGGGAGAGAAGAATACGGAAgcctctaaaaaataattttcttgcaaaaaaaaaaaaaatctaaatgtattCAAAACCTTAACTCAAAGCACAGATGAAAAGGCTGTTTCTActactaaagaaagaagaaattgtaATTTGGAACAATTTTGTAAGTTACATTGCTAAGGAGAAAACTAGATGCCCTTAAAAGGTGAGCCCTAAAAGAATTGAGAAGCCTCTAAATTTCTCAAGAGTAAAAATGGAGACACTCCCAACACATTACTCTAAACTAGTGATTAAACTTccattttttctggttttttgagaagTCTAGGTGAACTAGGATTGGGTGACAACGTTTCCTGGCTTATTAAGCTAATACGTACATTCACATACTTATGCTGTTTGGGTCTATAAATAGAACTGGgtaagtttttattgaaataaatgtaCATGCGTGAAGGTCACAGATTTGAATATACAGTCCAATGAGTATTCTCAAGTATGTGCGAATAGGTGTACATCTTCCATACCAAGAGAAGTATACTCTCACCTCTCAAAAAAAGTCACTTTCTACTCAGTGTCTTTATTCCCAGAATAAATACCACAGCTATTCAACACCCTGGGTTAGTTTTGCCCTGTGTTGAAATGTGTTATGAACAGAATTATGTAGTAgacgttttttttttctcttaccacTTCACTTCACATAATGTTTTGGGATTCAGCCACTTTGTTGTATCTATaagccatttttttccccactgaacaGCATTCCGTTATGTGAAAAATATTACAGTTTGGTTGTTCATTttcctgttgaaggacatttgggtgcTTTTAGTTTGGTgccattaagaaaaaagtttactGACTTTATAAAGAATCAATGTCTTAGAACtttattttgggacttccctggtggtccagtgggtaagactccgtgcactcctaatgcaggggcctgggttccatctctggtcagggaactagatcctgcatgcatgccgcaactaagaagcccacatgccacaactaagacccagcgcagccaacataaataatatttttaaaaaccttccttATTTTGACAGAGACACACATAAGCTGTAAAACTGATAGAGTCACTTGTTGTCTTACCCAGCTTATCCAAAGACAACATCTCATAACTATAGTAAAGTACCAATACCAGGACTTGAAATTGATGCAATACTCTGTTAACCAAGCTACAGatcttattcaaatttcaccCCTTTTTACATTGTAATGCACTGTTTGTGTATGTAGGAGAATCAACTTAGGATTTTGTtaataaataactcagttttctatttcaatgatttaatatttattttatcattttttctcattttccactAAACTTGCTCTGTTTTGCTAAGTAGGTGAAAACTTAGATGatttcacatatttttatatttccatgtAAGAATTTAAAGACATAAGTTTTCCTACATGCTCTGCTTTGCTTGCAAGCAACAGATTTTGAGACATGttgatttcaatttctttcagttcaaaatattattttaaatttccctaaGGACATTTCTCTTTTGATCAATGTTAATTCAGAAGCGTGTTGTTTAATTcctaaatatttggagattttctacATATGCGATGTTCACCACTGTGATCTGTAATTAGGatcaaatacaagaaaatatttgattcaaacaaacaaaaaaccccagcagaaacaaaaaatgctatttaaaactTGAGGAGAGATTAGGAGAGACATACGCAAAACATACATTCTAATTTCTGAAAAATGCCTGGCAACGTTTCTGGTGATAGTCTTATTGagactataaaaaaaatttttttttttttttttttatagcaacagccatcttttctttatttttggctgcgttgggtcttcattgctgcgcatgggctttctctagctgcggcgagcgggggctactcttcgttgtggtatgcaggcttctcattgcggtggcttctcttgttgcagagcacaggctctaggttcgcaggcttcagtagttgtggcacgtgggctcagtagttgtggctcgcaggctctagagcgcaggttcagtagttgtggcgcacgggcttagttgctccgcatcatgtgggatcttcccgggccagggctcgaacccctgtcccctgcattggcaggcagactctcaaccactgcactgccaagGAAGCCCTATGAAAAATTGTGAGCTTGATAATAGTGTAAGCAAATTGTCTTGCAGCTGGTTAGGGGATGGACTTCAGGATGTGATGAGGATGTGCTTTTTAGGGCTTGTTATCAAGCTGCTGGAAGTTTCTTAGGGCTGCACAGAAAAGGCCTTTTCCCTGGTCCTCCCCCCTTTCACATGATTGTCCACCGCTTGCACGGATCCATAAAAAACATGCTCACTCTCCGAAGCGTTAGCTTGCTTGGAGCAACATTTCACACTGTCGAGAAAGCTAAAATGACCAGCCAAATTACGATGAAAATCAACTGAGAAAGGGTAAGCCCTTGCATTTCGTTTCTCAAAGGCAGGATGGCGAACTGCTAGTTTCACTGTTCATTAAATCTAGTTAATGGGGATGCATGATGTGAAGAGAAAGCAGTTCACCAGCTCCCGGTGTGATTAAAGCATACCCGGGGCGTTGCATATCTTTCCAATCACACATTTTAAGATACACCTGGAGAAACCGTAGCCAATCCAGACGAAAGCCACTGAGGGGGTTAAATGGACTCGCCGTTGTGTTTACAGGGAGATTGACAAAGGCTACCTCTAAGGACTGGCTGAATAGTTGTGAAGTGTTCTTGAGGAGAGAGAAGGTTTGGGGAGGCCATCTGCCTCCTGCAGACAGTTTCAAAGGGAGGCTATTTGCCAACTGGGAGAGGACGTGCAAACATAAAGACCTTAAGATGGAATAAGCAGGTCAGTGAGAAGGGTGCCCATTCTTGTAACCATCTTGGGACCGATGGATCTCGTTTTCAGTGGACAAGGCATGGAGAAGACACATGAGACCAAGGAGCCCAAGATCCAGGCTTGAGATGAGATTGCTATTCCTGATATTACAATCACCACCAGCTACATCTATACAACAGTGGACAAGGCCCCCCGAAGTTACGGCATCGGCCTCACGTATCAACACTCCCAGTGGCCAGGGGTAGAAATGCAACTGTTTACATATGGGAAGGGATACTTCCTTCTTAGTCCCTGCGTCTACGTACTATGTCTGCTttacttgttttttcctttttctcatgagTGGAGATCAGAGACTTCTATATCATCAATTCACCTCCATATACTAGGAAAGATAGACCTGTACCATCTGCAGTTCTTCTAGCCAACTTACAAGCTATCAGATTACCATGGCAACTGCAGGTCCCCAGAGGATGAACACTGAGGGGGGCTGTTTTGAACCTGAGTCCATCTTTCAAGTCCAGGCTGTGCGCTCTTGCAGAAGGTGTGTATTTGGGCTCGTTTGTTGAGATCACAGGTATCTGCTGAAGCTTGTCCTAATGCACGTATGCTACATCTTCAGCTAGAAACTCCCTCAAAAGAATATTATCACGTAAACAGGAAACTGGAGCGAACCAAGGAGCGGAGGGCGCATGGCATCCCTCCTGTGAGGGCAAACACCAGGATGTGCATGTCGGGGCGCCGGGTCGTGGGGTGCTTTCCTTCCACGAAACTGTTTGGGGCAAAGGGTGTCATTTTTTACCTTGTTTTCTCGCCAGAGTGGGCTGCTCTATAAACTGGGTCTTTGCATAAAATGACGAAGGCGATAAGCCCACAATGATAAATGCAGGTGGTGTGAATAAAAAAAATGCATGCATAGGGAAAGAAGGGTGGGGCAATCCCCATGTCTTTTCATTAATAGTAGATGTAAATCTACCGTTTTTGTATCTTCtgtccttctcttctttcccttcttgttCAAAGCAAAAACTCTATCATGAGGAAAGCCGTGTAGCAATGCTTCCTCACAATTTTTTAGAGCATGGGACTCGGCAGCATTTCATTAAGTGTCTCCCCTCTTTAACACTCTGTGGCTTTCTAGGATGTGTTCTCATGCTATTTCAACTTCGTCAACTGTAAGCTGGGTGAAGAAGGATTCCAAGTGCCTAGAGCTGGTGGgagcattttataaaattacttCCACAAATCCCTCCACAGAGGACCTCGCGCACGTGGTCAGTGATCAAACAGgcagcctttttaaaaatgattgttcACCCCTAGTCTTTCTAGAACAACCCACCCTCTTGCAGAAGAAGCATGTCTTTGGGAAATACTGATGGAGAGTGTGACTCGGCAATGACAGCTCGGAGATTTGCATCCTCGGGACAGCACGAATGAAGGCAGCTCAAGACAAAACTCAATTAAAGCAATCAGATCACCCCTAGTTCcttctgctacttttttttttcccctctcttttcccCTACGAATCCAAGAGGGAATTAATGGAATTCAAtcatggataaagatgtggtgtgtatatatatatatatatatatatatatatatatatatatatatatatatatacacacacacacacacacacacacacacaatggaatactactcacccataaaaaagaatgaaataatgacatttgcagcagcatggatgcaactagagattatcatactgagtaagtcagacaaagaaagacataccatatgatatcacttatatgtgcaatctaaaatatgataaaaatgaccgtatctacaaaacaaacagattcaCAGGTGTAAAgaccagacttgtggttgccaacgtGCAGTGGAGAGGCGAgtggtggattgggagtttgggattagcagatgcaaactattatatacagaatgggtgaacaacaaggtcctactgtatagcacagggaactatattcaatctcccacgataaaccatactggaaaagaatgaaaaagaatatatgtatataactgaatcactgctatacagcagaaactaacatcgtaaatcaactatacttcaataaaataaataaaagggggaTTCAATCACAGACATGGCTCAGAAGGCAGCTATTGTCACTCAAGCGCTAACAGATTTTTACTCTAAAATAAGAGGTCCACAGATGACAGCCCATAAGGCAAATCTAGCCCGCCACGTTTTTCGTATGGACTACTGCCTAatattccttttacatttttaaatggttgggaacaaataactcaaaagaagaatatttcatgacatgaaaaattatatgaaattcaaattgtgTCCATACaattattggaacacagccatacccatTCACTGACATTATCTGTGGGTCGTTTTGTGCTACCAGGTAcagttgagtagctgtgacaaGGCACACAAAACCTAAAACATTCAATACTGTCCTGTTCCATAAAATTGTTCAGAGCGTGTGTGCTAATCCTTGCTCTGAACAAACATTTTCAGGGGATACCATATCCCATGAGATTACCTCACTCAGCAGGGCGATAGGTGAATTCAATGGGCTTCCACGCCATTTTTAATAACTTATGGTATGAGAATAATATAAATACAAAGGGAAACCAACTGAGATTAATAATATTGTTGTATAAACATTCAGGACGCTTTGAGCAAATGCCTCAGAACTTTATTTATGCacagggaagttttttttttttttcttcccccatccAAAAGTTCTTGGGAAGACTGAAGGGATCCAGGAAGCCTGGGCACAATCATTTTCAGTTAGGTACAGACggtgttcagaaaaaaaaaggtgcatCTCCAAATTCCACAAGAAGGCATTTTATGACAGAGAATTCCCTTCCCAAAAAACTGCCTGAATCTGTCTTCTAAAAATAAACAGGactgttccttttttcccccctagaaGATAACTGTCCACTCTCTGCTGTGATTCAGCATCAAGCCAGTAAGGAAACAATGGCGCTACCTTGGGTTTGCGAGCGTCAACCGTGAAGGGAAGTGCAGTAAATGACCAGGGGGCCCCTGTCATTGCTGAGCAGACAGCTAATGATTTGACCACAGACTTCAGAAGGACCTGCCtataaagcaaaacaaagggATGCTATCTTCTAAGAAGCTATCATTAAGTCACCGCTTACAACTGATCTGTTTTTTCACCCGGATGACATTTCTGCCATCTGTTCTCTGAAGCAAGAGATGCTTTGCACTGAAGCCaccttgggtttttatttttctttaaactataGGTTATAGGTCAAGCTGGTTACCAATCATGGCATGATGTGTGAAAACGAAGTAGTAAGGAGAATGTTAATGGGATATGAATTCCGATATTCCATGGAGCCTGAAACTTGACATTCTAAATTTTTCTTGAGGGaaccaaagagggaaaaaaagaaaaaaaaaaaaaagataggaagaaCTAAACTACACGGACTGATGTAAATTTCTTATCAGGTACTTCCTGTTCTACAAATAAGTAACACAGCTTTCCTCAACAGTTAACAATTTTGCGGATTAGGTTCAGCAAAGTCAGCTAAAGGGATCAACGCTGGAACTTTATGACCACAGTAAAGAAATTaccaaatacaaaaagaaaaaaaaaaaaaaaaaacagaattgtgCTAACGTATGGACCCCAGAGATGTTTTCTCAACACAGGAAAGGGTATAGTGATGGTTACGTCTCCAGGGAGGGGTAAACCAGCAAGATCCTAGGTGGAAACAGATCTCCTCCAAAGTGATGCAGAAGAGAGTTTAGTGAGAGGACTGTTTACAAAGGTGTGCTGAAGACTGCACTTGGCCATCTGCACTGTGGATTTGCGCGAGCAGAATTACTAAGCTTTAACCAGCTCTGGATGGGAAGGGCAAGAGGAAGAAGATGCTCGTCAGAACCTGTAGACCTTGGGAGGCTGCAGGTATGCAGAACCATGGAAAAGCCCACAAGTGGTCACACCAGAGGGCACAAGCCCTCCACCACATTAAAGCAGGACAACGATCTTCGCTAAGTAAATTAAGTACCGTTCTATTACACGTGTAGACAGACAAGGTCAACAGAAGAGAAACTCTAGAAATACACCCAACCACATACGAAAATTTAGTCCATAAAATGAAGAGAACAATCAACAGGGACtgctttatatacatgtatatttggaAAACTAAAAGAgattccctacctcacaccatgaATAAAAATAGACTCCAAATGGGATCCGCCCCTTGCAGCTTGGTGGCCAAGCCTTGGCCCAGGGCTAGCTAGAGCCGAGCAGGTTCACAGACTCCAGGGACCGGACACCTTAGGAGCTGGGAGGCGTTGCCCTAGCACCCCAGCTAACTTCCCTACAGGCCTTGGCCTTAACAGGTATTGGTGCCTGCCGTGGACGCATTTAGACCCCGGCCTTTTCTCTCTGGAGACTTTCTGCCTATGGCTGGGGACAGAGTGAGGTCGTTGCCTTGACGACGACAGCATGCGGCCCGCGGTCCTCCCGAGTGTGAACTTGCGGTGGGTTGAGGCCAGTCGGCCTCCTTGTCTGCTTCACCTGGGACCCCTGACTGTGTCTGCGGAAGAAATCGCGACAGCAGTAGAATTGCTAGTTTGCTAGTCAGCGTCTTTTAGACCTGCGAACGAGATGCATTTCACCTCAATTTTGTTTCCAAGTTGAAAACCTTTGGGTATTTCCACGCCAAAGGAtttaaaagaaacacaagaaaaattcCTActggtttttaattaaaatggaaaaatatgagaACCTAGGATTGGTTGGAGAAGGGAGCTATGGAATGGTGATGAAATGTAGGAATAAAGATAGTGGAAGAATTGTGGCCATTAAGAAGTTCTTAGAAAGTGATGATgacaaaatggtttaaaaaattgcTATGTGAGAAATCAAGTTACTAAAGCAACTGAGGCATGAAAATCTCGTGAATCTGTTGGAAGTGTGTAAGAAAAAAAAGCGATGGTACCTAGTCTTTGAATTTGTTGACCATACAGTTCTTGATGACTTGGAGCTCTTTCCAAATGGACTAGACTACCAGCTAGCTCAGAAGTATTTGTTTCAGATTATCAATGGCATTGGATTTTGTCACAGTCACAATATCATACACAGAGATATAAAGCCAGAGAATATATTAGTCTCCCAGTCTGGTGTTGTCAAGTTATGTGATTTTGGATTTGCGCGGACACTGGCAGCTCCTGGGGAGGTTTATACTGATTATGTGGCAACCTGATGGTACAGAGCTCCAGAACTATTGGTTGGTGATGTCAAGTATGGCAAGGCTGTTGATGTGTGGGCCATTGGCTGTCTGGTAACTGAAATGCTCATGGGGGAACCCCTTTTTCCTGTAGATTCTGATATCGATCAGCTGTATCATATTATGGTGTGTTTGGGTAATCTCATTCCAAGACATCAGGAGCTGTTTTATAAAAATCCTGTGTTTGCTGGAGTAAGGTTGCCCGAAATCAAAGAAATGGTTCCTCTTGAAAGACGCTATCCCAGGCTCCCTGAAGTTGTGATAGATTTAGCAAAGAAATGCTTACATACTGACCCAGACAAAAGGCCCTTCTGTGCTGAGGTCCTGGCACCATGATTTCTTTCATATGGATGGATTTGCTGAGAGGTTTTCTCAGGAACTGCAGTTAAAAGTACAGAAAGATGCCAGAAACATTTATCTaaaacaccccaaaacagaaagaaggaaaaggaaaaagatgattccttgggtgaagagagaaaaacacttGTGGTACAGGATACAAATGCTGATCCCAAAATTAAGGAttctaaagcatttaaaataaaaggatcaaaaatggatggagaaaaagtTGAAAAAGTCAGTCGAGCTTCAAATGCCAGCTGTCTCAATGACAATGGGATGAGCCACATCAAAACAGTGCCTTCAACAAGCCTCCGAGATTGCAGCAATGGCAGCATGGGCCACACAAGAAATCCAGGCACGGCAATTCCTCCACTTACGTACAACCTTTCTGCAGTGGCTCCGACTATTAATTCTGGAATGGGAACTATCTCCAGAGTTCAGAGTTACAAAGTGGATGAGAAAACCAGGAAGTATTGTATTCCATTTGTTAAACCAAATAAACATTCTCCAGCAAGAGGAGTTTATAATATTAATGTGACCACATCGGTAAGTGAACTATTTCAGAGGCAGAAGAGCAAACATTAGTCATTTCTAGACTTTCATTAATAGTAAATATAATAGTGAAGAACTGAGAGTTTTATTGGGAGACGTATCATAAAGTGGAAACTTAATTATGGATATATCATCCCAGCGTGTCAAAATCATAAATGTGAAAGACAAGTTTAAATTTCATAAGTCCGGAAATTTAAATATAAGATGTTATTataatatagaatggataaacaacaagatcttactgtgtagcacagggaactatattcaatatcctgagataatggaaaagaatataaaaaagatacatatatatgtataactgaatcactttgctgtacagcagaaatgaacccaacattgtaaatcaactatacttcaataaaaaaaagatgttattattaaaaaaaaaaaaaaaagactccaaatGGATTAGCAATCTacatggaaaaaaaggaaaacataaaattttacacaTAAAGATGAGTGATTTGTCTAAAACCTAGATATATAGCAATGCTTTGAAACTGACTCAATGTTCAAACTCAGATAGacgataggtaggtaggtagacagaTAATAGACTATAGATAGGTAAATAGATGCCAGATGGTAGATGGataaacagacaccacaggagtTAGTTTATGTAATAAgtcaaaaaagcaaacataaacattAGATATGCTTGAATAAATCAAACATTACATTTAAGAATTAAAGGAAACAGAATCCCGTTTTAACTTCCAGTATCATGAATAAAGAAAATTGTATCATCTAAGCAAtcagaaatatagaaagaaaaaaagaacactgtagtgcacttaaaattttaagagggtagatttcatgttaagtattcttaccacaataaaataaatattaaaaacatgataACTACAAagttgaaaggaaaaaacaaattggCTGTCACATATTTTCTGTTAAAGTGAAAATtgtgacttaaaattttaaattattcaaattatttagATTATTATTCAGCAGAAACATACTTCAAACAGATATAAAGTGAGATTGAATACTGAGTGATGAACAAATGTTgaatacaaaaaaagaacataataaaagtaattttaatatcaTATGTGGAATTTTAGGTTAAGCATAGTAATCAGAATCAAGAGAACTTTTAATGATTGAAGATGGAATTTCTGATGCTATGTGATAAATTTGTAGACTTATCAACATGACAGTTGAAGATACAaatgggaaataatctgaaaatg contains the following coding sequences:
- the LOC132357321 gene encoding LOW QUALITY PROTEIN: cyclin-dependent kinase-like 2 (The sequence of the model RefSeq protein was modified relative to this genomic sequence to represent the inferred CDS: substituted 3 bases at 3 genomic stop codons), yielding MEKYENLGLVGEGSYGMVMKCRNKDSGRIVAIKKFLESDDDKMVXKIAMXEIKLLKQLRHENLVNLLEVCKKKKRWYLVFEFVDHTVLDDLELFPNGLDYQLAQKYLFQIINGIGFCHSHNIIHRDIKPENILVSQSGVVKLCDFGFARTLAAPGEVYTDYVATXWYRAPELLVGDVKYGKAVDVWAIGCLVTEMLMGEPLFPVDSDIDQLYHIMVCLGNLIPRHQELFYKNPVFAGVRLPEIKEMVPLERRYPRLPEVVIDLAKKCLHTDPDKRPFCAEVLAP